One Moorella sp. E308F genomic region harbors:
- a CDS encoding phosphopentomutase yields MDRVIIIVLDSVGVGELPDAGKFGDEGSNTLGNIAATVDLHLPNMARLGLGNIIPLKGIAPVAAPAAAYGKMASRTAGKDTTSGHWELAGLILERPFPLYPHGFPPEIIEPFEKAIGRKVLGNKPASGTVIIEELGVEHMRTGYPIVYTSADSVFQIAAHEDVIPVQELYRYCKIARQLLTGEHAVGRVIARPFVGEPGHFIRTDRRQDFSLEPPRPTLLDAVISAGLQVMAVGKIKDIFAGRGISRWIHTHDNMDGVDQTCNFMREGGRGLIFTNLVDFDMRYGHRNDVAGYAAALEAFDRRLPELLEALNENDVLVLTADHGCDPTTPSTDHSREYVPLLVCGRQIRPVNIGVRPTFADLGATVADLLDVPYNLAGESFASILM; encoded by the coding sequence ATCGATCGCGTTATAATCATCGTTCTCGACAGCGTTGGTGTAGGTGAACTGCCAGATGCCGGAAAATTTGGCGACGAGGGCAGCAATACCCTGGGGAATATCGCCGCTACGGTGGACCTGCACCTGCCGAATATGGCCCGGCTGGGACTGGGCAATATTATTCCCCTCAAGGGCATTGCCCCGGTAGCCGCACCTGCAGCCGCCTATGGAAAAATGGCTTCCCGGACGGCCGGTAAGGATACTACCAGCGGTCACTGGGAGCTGGCCGGCCTGATTTTAGAGCGTCCCTTCCCTCTTTATCCCCACGGCTTCCCCCCAGAGATCATCGAGCCCTTTGAAAAGGCCATCGGCCGCAAGGTCCTGGGCAACAAACCGGCCTCCGGTACGGTTATTATTGAGGAATTGGGCGTCGAACATATGCGCACCGGTTACCCCATTGTTTACACCTCGGCCGACAGTGTCTTCCAGATAGCAGCCCATGAAGACGTTATCCCCGTCCAGGAACTCTACCGTTACTGTAAAATTGCCCGGCAACTGCTGACGGGTGAACACGCGGTAGGCCGGGTAATTGCCCGGCCCTTTGTCGGGGAACCGGGGCATTTCATTCGTACGGACCGGCGCCAGGATTTTTCCCTGGAGCCGCCCCGGCCTACACTGCTGGATGCCGTCATAAGCGCCGGCCTCCAGGTCATGGCGGTCGGTAAAATAAAAGATATCTTTGCCGGCCGGGGCATCAGCCGCTGGATTCATACCCATGATAATATGGACGGCGTCGATCAGACGTGTAACTTTATGCGAGAAGGCGGCCGCGGCCTTATCTTCACCAACCTGGTGGATTTTGATATGCGCTATGGCCACCGCAACGACGTGGCCGGCTATGCTGCCGCCCTGGAGGCCTTTGACCGGCGCCTGCCGGAGTTGCTCGAGGCGTTAAACGAGAATGATGTCCTGGTGCTTACCGCCGACCACGGTTGCGACCCCACCACCCCCAGCACCGATCACTCCCGGGAGTATGTCCCCCTTCTGGTTTGTGGGAGGCAAATCAGGCCAGTAAATATTGGCGTGCGCCCTACCTTTGCCGACCTGGGGGCTACTGTTGCCGATCTTTTGGATGTCCCCTATAACCTGGCCGGGGAGAGTTTTGCTTCTATATTGATGTAA
- the xerD gene encoding site-specific tyrosine recombinase XerD, with the protein MRELVDEFLYYLVVERGLAENTLASYNSDLQQFLQYLENSKVKSLREVNHGLLVAYLVKLQQEGRSPATISQHLAALKSFYHFLLRERLVDSDPTANLESPRQIKKLPQVLTVDEVERLLSQPRPDTPAGLRDKAMLELLYATGLRVSELVALNVDQVNLEGEFIRCLGKGSRERVVPMGQVACFHVRTYLENGRGKLIKKKMEPALFVNQHGRRLSRQGCWKILKGYARAANLKKEITPHTLRHSFATHLLENGADLRSVQELLGHADIGTTQIYTHLTRKKIREVYDRTHPRA; encoded by the coding sequence GTGCGTGAGCTGGTGGATGAATTCCTTTACTATCTGGTGGTAGAAAGGGGACTGGCGGAAAATACCCTGGCTTCCTATAACAGTGACCTGCAACAATTTTTGCAGTACCTGGAAAATAGCAAGGTAAAATCTTTGCGCGAGGTTAATCATGGCTTACTGGTAGCCTACCTGGTGAAATTGCAGCAGGAAGGCCGGTCACCGGCGACGATTTCCCAGCACCTGGCTGCCTTAAAATCCTTTTACCACTTTTTATTAAGGGAACGCCTGGTGGATAGCGATCCTACGGCCAACTTGGAATCCCCGCGGCAAATAAAAAAACTACCCCAGGTATTGACAGTGGATGAAGTTGAGAGGCTCCTCAGCCAGCCGCGCCCGGATACGCCTGCGGGTTTAAGGGATAAGGCCATGCTGGAATTGCTTTATGCCACAGGCCTGCGGGTCTCGGAACTGGTGGCCCTCAATGTGGACCAGGTCAACCTGGAGGGGGAATTTATCCGCTGCCTGGGCAAGGGGTCGCGGGAAAGGGTGGTTCCCATGGGCCAGGTGGCCTGTTTTCACGTGCGGACATACTTGGAGAACGGGCGGGGGAAACTAATCAAAAAGAAGATGGAGCCGGCCCTTTTTGTCAACCAGCACGGTCGGCGCCTTTCCCGCCAGGGCTGCTGGAAAATTCTTAAAGGATATGCCCGGGCGGCCAACTTGAAAAAGGAAATTACGCCCCATACCTTGCGCCATTCCTTTGCCACCCACCTGCTGGAAAATGGCGCTGACCTGCGTTCAGTCCAGGAGCTTTTGGGCCATGCCGATATTGGTACAACCCAGATTTACACCCATCTTACCAGGAAAAAGATTCGCGAGGTGTACGACCGGACCCACCCGCGGGCGTGA
- the spoIIM gene encoding stage II sporulation protein M has product MERALARHIRDNLGLYLVIFFFFLGGIIAGTVTLYFLEEQQVLQLAAYLDNLLQQFNSSDISGYKVVQQAIINALKEIGLVWFLGLTVIGIPLIIVVVFLKGFILGFTVGFLVQQKAIHGVALSLMAIMPPNLIQIPALFVAAMLGISFSTSLMHGRSFNERGILPRFLNYSIFMLLVTLLVAGGGLVEAYLAPVFVRVVLNYF; this is encoded by the coding sequence GTGGAAAGGGCCCTTGCCAGGCACATCAGGGACAACCTGGGCTTATATCTGGTCATATTTTTCTTTTTCCTGGGAGGAATTATTGCCGGAACAGTTACCCTTTACTTCCTCGAGGAACAGCAGGTGCTCCAGCTGGCCGCCTACCTGGATAACCTCTTGCAGCAATTTAACAGCAGCGATATAAGCGGGTATAAAGTCGTTCAACAGGCCATTATCAATGCCCTTAAAGAGATCGGTCTGGTATGGTTTTTGGGCTTAACGGTAATTGGCATACCTTTGATTATTGTCGTTGTCTTCTTAAAGGGCTTTATCCTTGGTTTCACTGTCGGTTTTTTGGTGCAGCAGAAAGCCATCCATGGTGTGGCCCTGTCGCTGATGGCCATCATGCCACCTAACCTTATCCAGATTCCGGCCTTATTTGTGGCGGCTATGCTGGGCATTTCCTTTTCTACCAGTTTAATGCACGGGCGAAGCTTTAATGAAAGGGGCATTTTACCGCGATTTTTAAACTATTCCATTTTTATGCTGCTGGTCACGCTGCTGGTAGCGGGCGGGGGCCTGGTGGAGGCATATCTCGCGCCGGTTTTTGTCAGGGTGGTACTCAATTATTTTTAA
- a CDS encoding NUDIX domain-containing protein, translating into MDLTEVLLSSERIYEGRILNLRRDRVRLPDGNEASREVVEHPGAVAIIALDKEKNVYLVRQYRYPIGRITLEIPAGKLDAGEEPVNCARRELAEEVGLQAAEWQLLLTFYSTPGFSNEIMYLFMATGLEPHREEADADEFLEVVRLPLAAAVAEIFKGTIQDAKSIAGLLAAARTLQA; encoded by the coding sequence ATGGATCTTACCGAAGTGCTGCTGAGTTCTGAGCGCATTTATGAAGGACGTATATTGAATTTGCGCCGGGACCGGGTGCGGCTACCCGATGGCAATGAAGCCAGCCGCGAAGTTGTTGAACACCCGGGCGCTGTAGCAATTATCGCTCTCGATAAAGAAAAAAACGTTTATCTTGTTCGCCAGTACCGTTACCCTATTGGCCGGATAACACTGGAGATCCCCGCCGGCAAACTTGATGCCGGGGAAGAACCGGTAAATTGCGCCCGGAGAGAGCTGGCGGAGGAAGTAGGCCTCCAAGCTGCCGAATGGCAGCTGCTTTTAACCTTCTATTCAACACCGGGCTTTTCCAATGAAATCATGTACCTTTTTATGGCCACCGGCCTCGAACCTCACCGGGAAGAAGCTGATGCCGATGAATTTCTGGAAGTGGTACGGCTACCTCTGGCTGCCGCCGTGGCCGAGATCTTTAAGGGTACTATCCAGGATGCCAAGAGTATTGCCGGTTTGCTGGCCGCCGCCCGTACTTTGCAGGCATAA
- the spo0A gene encoding sporulation transcription factor Spo0A, translated as MKDPIKVLIADDNREFCEVLEEFFNRQQDFVLSGIAHNGHETLQLIQEQEPDVVILDIIMPHLDGIGVLERLNDLNYEPRPKIVILTALGQESTTLRSMELGADYYILKPFDLEVLGNRLRQLANGYSLPAPPAQLNRSGRNMDVEVTKIIHQMGVPAHIKGYQYLREAILMVIDDVSLLGAVTKELYPLVARKFMTTPSRVERAIRHAIELAWDRGNVEMMNKFFGYTINVERGKPTNSEFIAMIADKLRIGAKTN; from the coding sequence ATGAAAGACCCCATAAAGGTATTAATCGCCGATGATAATCGGGAATTTTGTGAAGTACTTGAGGAATTTTTTAACAGGCAGCAGGATTTTGTTTTGTCAGGGATAGCCCATAATGGCCATGAAACCCTGCAGCTTATCCAGGAGCAAGAGCCGGACGTTGTAATTCTAGATATTATTATGCCGCATCTTGACGGTATCGGTGTCCTGGAACGGCTCAATGATTTAAACTACGAACCGCGGCCGAAAATAGTAATCCTTACGGCTTTGGGCCAGGAGAGCACGACCTTGCGTTCCATGGAGCTGGGGGCTGATTATTACATACTTAAACCCTTTGACCTGGAAGTGCTGGGCAACCGTTTACGGCAACTGGCCAACGGATACTCCTTGCCCGCGCCACCGGCCCAGTTAAATCGCAGCGGTCGCAATATGGATGTTGAAGTAACCAAGATTATCCATCAGATGGGGGTCCCGGCTCACATTAAGGGTTATCAATACTTACGTGAAGCCATCCTGATGGTAATCGACGACGTGAGCCTCTTGGGCGCGGTGACAAAAGAGCTTTACCCCCTGGTGGCGAGGAAATTTATGACCACGCCCAGCCGGGTAGAACGCGCCATCCGCCATGCCATCGAGCTGGCCTGGGACCGAGGCAACGTGGAGATGATGAATAAGTTCTTTGGTTATACTATTAACGTAGAACGGGGCAAACCGACCAACTCGGAATTTATTGCCATGATAGCAGATAAACTAAGAATAGGCGCCAAGACAAACTGA
- the spoIVB gene encoding SpoIVB peptidase yields the protein MPLKRLGRQVFGLVLAALLLYGGMLPPVRGFFSLPQMLRLSTAAPFKLNWELPPGLARQVEVQVNSLDEISTASQGRPGWWQLQLKLFGLIPLKNITVQMVQPVSVFPGGQAIGVLLKTEGVMVVGQAAVTDNQGNKLYPARQAGLETGDTIVAIDGQKVSSDQEVASLIDAAGRAKRSLRLTVRRDEHLFSLNIQPLYCRETGRYRIGIFVRDSTAGVGTLTFYDRDKSVFGALGHIVTGDGQTGMNISGGRIVAAAIQGIHQGRRGQPGEKIGVFLENSSFSGIIKKNTTVGIFGTITGNIPGYFTSPLPVALAETVRPGPAEILTVVEGEKVERFQVEIERVMLHQRASGRGLILRITDPRLLALTGGIIQGMSGSPIIQDGQLVGAVTHVFINDPTRGYGVLAEWMLQETDLVSPTRGTVVESPGKLHIMENDVG from the coding sequence GTGCCCTTGAAACGCCTGGGGCGCCAGGTTTTCGGCCTGGTGCTGGCGGCATTGTTATTGTATGGAGGAATGCTCCCGCCGGTACGCGGGTTTTTTAGTCTGCCCCAGATGCTGCGCCTGTCAACGGCGGCGCCTTTTAAGCTAAACTGGGAACTACCGCCGGGCCTGGCCCGGCAGGTAGAAGTGCAGGTTAACAGCCTGGATGAAATCAGTACGGCCAGCCAGGGTCGCCCGGGCTGGTGGCAGCTCCAATTAAAATTATTTGGTCTTATTCCCTTAAAAAATATTACCGTGCAGATGGTCCAGCCGGTCAGTGTTTTTCCAGGCGGCCAGGCCATTGGCGTCCTGCTCAAAACAGAAGGGGTAATGGTCGTGGGCCAGGCAGCCGTAACGGACAACCAGGGCAACAAGCTTTACCCGGCGCGGCAGGCCGGCCTGGAAACGGGTGATACCATCGTAGCCATTGATGGCCAGAAGGTTAGCAGTGATCAGGAAGTGGCATCCTTGATCGATGCTGCCGGCCGTGCCAAGCGCTCTTTAAGGCTAACGGTCAGAAGGGATGAGCATTTGTTTAGCTTAAATATCCAGCCCCTGTACTGCCGGGAGACGGGGCGTTACCGGATCGGCATCTTTGTCCGGGACAGTACCGCCGGTGTGGGGACGTTAACCTTTTATGACCGGGACAAGAGTGTCTTCGGCGCTTTAGGGCATATCGTTACCGGTGACGGCCAGACGGGAATGAATATCAGCGGTGGCCGGATTGTCGCGGCCGCCATCCAGGGGATCCATCAGGGGAGACGGGGCCAGCCCGGGGAAAAAATAGGTGTTTTTCTGGAAAACAGCAGTTTTAGCGGCATAATCAAGAAAAATACCACAGTTGGCATATTTGGGACAATAACGGGTAATATTCCGGGCTATTTTACCTCACCTTTGCCGGTTGCCCTGGCGGAGACGGTGCGCCCGGGACCCGCCGAAATCTTAACAGTAGTTGAGGGAGAGAAGGTAGAAAGGTTTCAGGTGGAAATTGAACGGGTAATGCTCCACCAGCGAGCCAGTGGTAGAGGGCTTATTTTACGGATAACCGATCCCCGGCTACTGGCCTTAACAGGGGGAATTATCCAGGGTATGAGCGGCAGTCCCATTATCCAGGATGGGCAACTGGTGGGAGCTGTGACCCATGTGTTTATTAACGATCCTACCAGGGGGTATGGAGTGCTGGCCGAATGGATGCTGCAGGAAACAGATCTTGTCTCACCGACCAGGGGAACTGTCGTCGAATCCCCTGGGAAATTACATATAATGGAAAATGATGTTGGATAA
- the recN gene encoding DNA repair protein RecN has product MSSGKGEAMLQELQIENFALIESLQLDLEPGLTVLTGETGAGKSIIVDAVGLLVGARASAEYIRSGAERALVRGLFQTAGIPGLEEVLAEFGVPVEADGTLLLSREISRSGRHSCRVNGRSLTLSMYQRIGQMLVDIHGQHAYQSILRPASQTDLLDGVAGLMELRAQVKELYTKWQNLQNELEELGGDAAARERQRDLLTYQLKEISAANLRPGEDEELLREREILNNAARLAEGAVAVYAALFGEEGRAAYDRISQAAAILDTMAGIDAGLKPWQNLLEAAAAQVEEVARGIRRYGEELDYNPQRLKEIEERLELIKNLKRKYGNDIPAILRYQAETATALEGLEQRAARVAAMEKEIAAAETKYREAALRLRRQRLKAAQKLAAEITAVLHDLAMPAARVTIACTEASLPGPAGMDTVTFLFQPNPGEGSRPLAQIASGGEMARVMLACKSILADVDAVPTLIFDEIDAGVGGAAARAVARTLAAIGRRHQVLCITHSAQLAGVAGQHYRVSKVVQGGRTFTRVEKLTGEARVEELARLLSGETSPIAREHAAALLEQSQAKN; this is encoded by the coding sequence ATGAGCTCAGGGAAGGGTGAGGCCATGCTCCAGGAACTGCAAATCGAAAATTTTGCCCTGATCGAATCCCTGCAGCTGGACCTGGAACCCGGGCTAACGGTCCTCACTGGCGAAACCGGCGCCGGAAAGTCCATCATTGTCGATGCCGTGGGGCTTCTGGTGGGGGCGCGGGCTTCAGCGGAGTATATCCGTTCCGGTGCCGAACGGGCCCTGGTGCGCGGGCTTTTTCAGACCGCCGGCATACCTGGACTGGAAGAAGTCCTGGCCGAATTTGGTGTCCCAGTTGAGGCCGACGGGACCCTTTTGCTCAGCCGGGAAATCAGCCGCAGCGGCCGGCATAGCTGCCGCGTTAACGGCCGCAGTCTCACTTTAAGTATGTACCAGAGAATTGGCCAGATGCTGGTCGATATCCACGGCCAGCACGCTTACCAGTCAATTCTCAGGCCCGCCTCTCAGACGGACCTGCTTGACGGTGTGGCGGGTTTAATGGAACTGAGGGCGCAAGTTAAAGAACTTTACACAAAATGGCAGAATTTACAAAATGAGCTAGAAGAACTCGGTGGCGACGCGGCGGCAAGGGAACGGCAGCGTGACCTGTTAACTTACCAGCTAAAGGAAATATCTGCCGCTAATTTAAGACCGGGTGAAGATGAAGAATTACTCCGGGAACGGGAGATCCTAAATAATGCGGCCAGGCTGGCTGAAGGGGCTGTTGCAGTTTACGCTGCCCTTTTTGGGGAAGAAGGCAGGGCGGCCTATGACCGCATCAGCCAGGCAGCGGCAATTCTGGATACCATGGCTGGCATCGATGCTGGCCTTAAACCCTGGCAAAATTTACTGGAAGCTGCCGCCGCCCAGGTGGAAGAGGTAGCCCGCGGTATCCGCCGTTACGGGGAAGAGCTGGACTATAACCCGCAAAGATTAAAAGAAATTGAGGAACGCTTGGAATTGATTAAAAACTTAAAGCGTAAATACGGGAACGATATTCCGGCCATCCTGCGCTATCAGGCGGAGACGGCAACAGCTTTGGAGGGCCTGGAGCAAAGGGCAGCCAGAGTGGCGGCCATGGAAAAAGAAATAGCTGCCGCTGAAACCAAGTACCGGGAAGCAGCCCTGCGGTTACGCCGGCAGCGCTTGAAGGCAGCGCAAAAATTGGCTGCGGAGATAACCGCTGTATTGCATGACCTGGCCATGCCTGCGGCCCGGGTAACAATAGCCTGCACGGAAGCGTCCCTGCCGGGACCCGCAGGGATGGATACGGTAACTTTTCTCTTCCAACCCAACCCCGGGGAAGGGAGCCGTCCCCTGGCTCAGATTGCCTCAGGCGGGGAAATGGCGCGGGTAATGCTGGCCTGCAAGAGTATCTTAGCTGATGTTGATGCAGTGCCAACTTTGATTTTTGACGAAATTGATGCCGGGGTGGGCGGTGCTGCCGCCCGCGCGGTGGCCAGAACTTTGGCGGCCATTGGCCGGCGCCACCAGGTTCTCTGCATTACTCACTCGGCGCAACTGGCCGGTGTTGCCGGGCAGCATTACCGGGTTAGTAAGGTTGTCCAGGGTGGGCGTACCTTTACCAGAGTTGAAAAATTAACGGGTGAGGCCAGGGTGGAAGAACTGGCCCGGTTGTTATCCGGGGAAACAAGCCCGATTGCCAGGGAGCATGCGGCCGCCCTTTTAGAACAGTCGCAGGCCAAAAATTGA
- the argR gene encoding arginine repressor, translated as MTKARRQQLILEIIARTPVTTQEQLARELNKHGLKVTQATVSRDIKELGLVKVPAGENLYRYAAPPGQPPVNVYGRLQRLFQDSVVKVDDSENLILIRTLPGTAHAVASCLDNVAWPEIIGTVAGDDTILVIVKPKEAVAAVLKRFDELREG; from the coding sequence ATGACGAAAGCCAGGCGCCAGCAGCTGATTCTGGAAATCATAGCCAGGACCCCGGTAACTACCCAGGAACAGCTGGCCCGGGAACTCAACAAGCACGGGCTTAAGGTGACTCAGGCTACCGTTTCCAGAGATATTAAAGAACTGGGCCTGGTTAAAGTGCCGGCGGGGGAGAATCTCTATCGCTACGCCGCACCGCCGGGACAGCCCCCGGTCAACGTCTATGGCCGCTTGCAGCGCCTCTTTCAAGATTCTGTGGTTAAGGTAGACGACAGTGAAAACTTGATTTTAATCCGCACCCTGCCGGGGACGGCCCATGCCGTTGCCTCCTGCCTGGATAACGTGGCCTGGCCGGAGATTATAGGAACGGTAGCCGGGGATGATACCATCCTGGTCATTGTTAAACCCAAAGAAGCCGTGGCTGCGGTTTTAAAGCGCTTTGATGAGCTCAGGGAAGGGTGA
- a CDS encoding NAD(+)/NADH kinase has product MQQIGMVANLDKPRVKEVALEIMAYLEDRGVRVLVSTSKAAALGCPEKGVPEKELAGADCLLALGGDGTLLRAARIVAGAATPILGVNLGHLGFLTEIELAELYPALDKLLAGGYRLEERMMLQGAVRRPDQALHCQALNDVVITKGAFSRMLRLEVYIGPAYLDTYPADGLIISSPTGSTAYSLSAGGPLVSPQLQVMILTPICPHTLYSRPLVVPAEQQIRVHVHAQGAEVMLTVDGQQGWRLENGDVVTVTRAEVPTRLIRLKNNTFYSLVREKLREGGSRQYDESQAPAADSGNHSQDPGNYPGTAGPGTQQARA; this is encoded by the coding sequence TTGCAGCAGATTGGTATGGTGGCCAACCTGGATAAGCCGAGGGTAAAGGAAGTAGCCCTGGAAATCATGGCCTACCTGGAAGACCGCGGTGTGAGGGTACTGGTATCCACCAGCAAAGCTGCCGCCCTGGGCTGCCCGGAAAAGGGCGTGCCGGAAAAAGAGCTGGCAGGTGCCGATTGCCTTTTAGCTCTAGGTGGTGACGGCACCCTCCTGCGGGCGGCGCGAATAGTTGCCGGTGCCGCTACGCCCATTCTCGGCGTCAACCTGGGTCACCTGGGTTTTTTAACAGAAATTGAGCTGGCTGAACTTTATCCCGCCCTTGATAAGCTCCTGGCCGGTGGTTACCGCCTGGAAGAGCGGATGATGCTCCAGGGTGCCGTCAGGCGACCGGACCAGGCCCTCCACTGCCAGGCCTTAAATGATGTTGTAATTACCAAGGGCGCTTTTTCCCGCATGCTCCGCCTGGAGGTTTATATCGGCCCGGCCTACCTGGACACTTATCCGGCTGACGGCCTCATTATCTCCTCACCTACGGGTTCAACGGCTTATTCCCTGTCGGCCGGCGGCCCCCTGGTATCACCGCAGCTGCAGGTGATGATATTAACGCCCATCTGTCCCCATACCCTTTATAGCCGGCCCCTGGTTGTACCGGCGGAACAGCAGATCAGGGTCCATGTCCATGCCCAGGGAGCGGAAGTCATGCTAACTGTTGACGGCCAGCAGGGATGGCGCCTGGAGAACGGGGACGTCGTTACCGTGACGCGAGCGGAAGTACCTACGCGCCTGATACGTTTAAAAAATAACACCTTTTACAGCCTGGTACGGGAGAAATTGCGGGAAGGGGGGAGCCGGCAGTATGACGAAAGCCAGGCGCCAGCAGCTGATTCTGGAAATCATAGCCAGGACCCCGGTAACTACCCAGGAACAGCTGGCCCGGGAACTCAACAAGCACGGGCTTAA
- a CDS encoding TlyA family RNA methyltransferase: MARQRLDVLLIQRGLFGSRQQARAAIMAGEVLVNNIPVDKPGERVPVDAAIRLTGRPLPYVSRGGLKLEKALKVFNIDLHHKVILDVGASTGGFTDCALKHGAARVYAVDVGYGQLAWSLRQDPRVIVLERTNARYLERDKLGEPVDVATIDVAFISLAKVLPAVRRCLKPEGEIIALVKPQFEAGPGRVGKKGVVRDPVVHMEVLKEVMNAVTGLGLKIYGLTWSPISGPEGNLEFLLWLGLKGQGLAPADWQHLIEQVVAAAHQEVH; encoded by the coding sequence GTGGCTAGGCAACGACTGGACGTCCTGCTGATACAGCGGGGACTGTTTGGCAGCCGCCAGCAGGCACGGGCAGCTATTATGGCTGGTGAGGTGCTGGTCAACAATATCCCGGTAGACAAGCCCGGGGAGAGGGTCCCGGTTGATGCGGCGATACGCCTTACCGGCCGGCCCCTGCCTTACGTCAGCCGCGGCGGCTTAAAGCTGGAGAAGGCCTTAAAGGTTTTTAATATTGATTTGCACCATAAAGTAATCCTGGACGTGGGCGCGTCCACCGGAGGCTTTACCGACTGTGCCCTTAAACACGGCGCCGCCCGGGTCTATGCCGTTGATGTCGGTTACGGCCAGCTGGCCTGGTCGCTACGCCAGGATCCGCGGGTAATTGTCCTGGAAAGAACCAACGCCCGTTACCTGGAACGGGATAAGCTGGGGGAGCCGGTTGATGTGGCCACTATAGATGTAGCCTTCATTTCCCTGGCGAAAGTCCTGCCGGCCGTCCGCCGCTGCCTTAAACCGGAGGGGGAGATTATTGCCTTGGTCAAGCCCCAGTTTGAAGCCGGCCCGGGCCGGGTCGGTAAAAAAGGGGTTGTGCGCGACCCAGTCGTCCACATGGAGGTTTTAAAAGAAGTAATGAACGCGGTAACCGGGTTGGGTTTAAAAATATATGGGTTGACCTGGTCACCCATCAGCGGCCCGGAAGGTAACCTGGAATTCCTCCTCTGGCTGGGTTTAAAAGGCCAGGGCCTGGCACCAGCAGACTGGCAGCACCTGATTGAACAGGTAGTAGCTGCAGCCCATCAGGAAGTGCATTAG